The Styela clava chromosome 13, kaStyClav1.hap1.2, whole genome shotgun sequence genome has a window encoding:
- the LOC120332326 gene encoding zonadhesin-like isoform X5 — MASTIKILLLFCLGITLAKTRSSDTLYMFTSELDWLEGQLRSYVVNYIRWGLPCYVANRWALLYAQHIPRCSSITRYHSEQTNGYLKWCVYDDGTPIEHTLDMIQKFPYNCDKARACPKDTVYEKTQRCEASCDEALSSRLFKMTFHCKNKCICARGMYRNKDGKCVKKKDCKSAIHSCEKPKIYKKCATRCPATCATPKPGYCIKECNENMHCVCPPNMVQYSQNNRTCTRLEDCPKCEHDSLPSDCAPDCPDTCPDNISCKGSDCQEGVYCVCPPGTVRLNRLLPVKCVSLDKCPPLCESPRVAMGCGTACPATCDDPEPTCEEKCTPANICSCPVGYLQRSKTDKTCVRLADCLSCKGVSFPVECTPECPPSCTYGGEINVSCKRTCKSKYVCGCPKGYVHLNVNDDECVKLVDCPDCNFYIVVSAYRKTSMPCNFCLFLACKSPAMHIRCTDECPATCAEKPDDCIVKCKSKYTCGCPIGWIQLSLDDHECVKEGACPRTCEEPKVYEICPSLCQPTCKNPDPKGCQFGCNRRKCICPKGMVQPDEMDHSCIKPAECSSKTEECKAPAVRMKCKTRCPATCGEKPWPCTVECKSEYTCGCPSGYIQLSLDKKECVKEGKCPRTCDAPKVYQVCPSMCQPTCDNPEPPGCRLGCNHIKCICPEGMVQPDERNRTCIKPSECPGKQEACEAPAIRVKCTKECPATCEQKPSPCSIDCNSEYTCGCPVGYIQLSLDNKKCVKEGQCPRKPICKPPKVFAECASKCPPTCAEPDPFLCSRACDANILCVCPYGMVQHDKVNRTCIAENDCPVCKSPKVFVDCASKCRPTCQTPNPTFCDKACDPDVQCVCPAGMVHPTSGDDSCIPLSECPESCEFPLVATNCASKCPPTCKDPVPSCPKGCKSGVQCECSIGLLQISDSDKKCVFPSQCPGLKNDCPLRKQPTRCASGCPATCENKTPRFCTKPCRPDVNCECPRGMVQKSLKDDTCVWPDQCDS, encoded by the exons ATGGCgtcaacaataaaaatattgcttttattttgtcttGGCATAACTTTAGCAAAGACTCGCTCAAGTGATACGCTATACATGTTCACAAGCGAATTGGACTGGTTGGAAGGGCAATTGAGAAGTTATGTCGTAA ACTACATTAGATGGGGATTACCTTGCTACGTTGCCAACCGATGGGCATTGTTGTATGCTCAACATATACCTCGTTGCTCATCAATTACTAGATACCACAGTGAACAAACTAATGGGTATTTGAAATGGTGCGTGTATGACGATGGAACTCCAATTGAGCATACGTTGGATATGATACAGAAGTTTCCATATAATTGTGATAAGGCGAGAG CTTGTCCAAAAGACACCGTGTATGAAAAAACCCAAAGATGTGAAGCTAGTTGTGACGAGGCACTAAGTAGCAGGTTATTCAAAATGACGTTTCACTGcaaaaataaatgcatttgTGCGCGTGGAATGTACAGAAATAAAGATGGAAAATGTGTGAAGAAAAAGGATTGCAAATCAGCAATAC ATTCCTGCGAAAAgcctaaaatttacaaaaaatgcgCCACAAGATGTCCGGCAACTTGTGCTACGCCAAAACCAGGATACTGTATAAAAGAATGTAATGAGAATATGCATTGTGTTTGTCCACCAAATATGGTTCAATATAGTCAAAATAATCGAACATGCACAAGACTAGAAGATTGTCCAA AATGTGAGCATGATTCATTACCATCAGACTGTGCTCCAGATTGCCCGGACACTTGCCCAGATAACATATCGTGCAAAGGAAGCGATTGCCAAGAAGGGGTTTATTGTGTTTGTCCACCAGGAACCGTTCGGCTCAACAGGCTATTGCCGGTAAAATGTGTCTCTCTGGACAAATGCCCCC CTTTATGTGAATCTCCAAGAGTTGCAATGGGCTGTGGAACTGCCTGTCCCGCAACTTGTGACGATCCTGAACCGACTTGCGAAGAGAAATGTACACCAGCGAATATTTGCTCTTGCCCGGTTGGCTATCTGCAGAGAAGCAAAACCGACAAAACTTGTGTTAGACTCGCAGATTGTTTAA GCTGCAAAGGTGTATCATTTCCAGTAGAATGCACACCTGAATGTCCTCCAAGCTGTACCTATGGTGGAGAAATAAACGTCTCGTGCAAAAGAACATGCAAATCCAAATACGTTTGTGGTTGTCCAAAAGGCTACGTTCATTTGAACGTAAATGACGACGAGTGTGTGAAGTTAGTAGATTGTCCAG ATTGCAACTTTTACATCGTCGTCTCCGCTTATAGGAAAACATCAATGCCGTGcaacttttgtttatttttagccTGCAAATCCCCAGCAATGCACATAAGGTGTACAGATGAATGTCCAGCTACATGTGCTGAAAAACCGGATGATTGTATAGTGAAATGTAAATCAAAATACACCTGTGGATGTCCGATAGGATGGATTCAATTAAGTCTTGATGATCATGAATGTGTCAAAGAAGGAGCTTGTCCAC gCACATGTGAAGAACCGAAAGTGTATGAAATTTGCCCGTCCCTCTGTCAACCTACATGCAAGAATCCTGACCCTAAAGGTTGTCAGTTCGGATGTAACCGTAGAAAATGTATATGTCCCAAGGGCATGGTACAGCCAGATGAAATGGACCACTCTTGCATCAAGCCGGCCGAATGTTCGAGTAAAACAGAGG AATGCAAAGCCCCAGCTGTACGCATGAAGTGCAAAACTAGATGCCCAGCGACATGCGGAGAAAAGCCCTGGCCTTGTACCGTTGAATGTAAATCCGAATATACATGTGGATGCCCAAGTGGATACATTCAATTAAGTTTGGATAAAAAAGAATGCGTCAAGGAAGGAAAATGTCCGA GGACCTGTGACGCACCAAAAGTGTACCAAGTGTGTCCGTCTATGTGTCAGCCTACTTGTGACAATCCGGAGCCTCCGGGTTGTCGTCTTGGGTGCAATCACATAAAATGCATTTGCCCAGAAGGTATGGTTCAACCAGATGAGAGAAATCGCACTTGCATTAAACCGTCTGAATGTCCGGGTAAGCAGGAAG cttgtGAAGCTCCAGCAATAAGGGTTAAATGCACTAAAGAATGTCCTGCAACTTGCGAACAGAAACCGAGCCCTTGCTCCATCGATTGTAACTCGGAGTATACCTGCGGTTGCCCTGTGGGCTACATTCAACTTAGCCTGGACAACAAAAAATGTGTGAAAGAGGGGCAATGTCCAA GAAAGCCTATATGTAAGCCTCCCAAAGTATTTGCTGAATGTGCTTCAAAGTGTCCTCCGACATGTGCAGAACCCGATCCCTTTTTATGCTCCAGAGCATGTGATGCAAACATTCTTTGTGTATGTCCTTACGGTATGGTTCAGCACGACAAGGTCAATAGAACATGCATTGCAGAGAACGATTGCCCAG TCTGCAAATCTCCGAAAGTCTTTGTGGATTGCGCCTCTAAATGTAGACCAACGTGCCAGACTCCGAATCCCACATTTTGTGACAAAGCGTGTGATCCTGACGTTCAATGTGTATGTCCAGCTGGCATGGTCCATCCAACAAGCGGAGATGACAGCTGTATCCCGTTGTCGGAATGTCCAG AATCTTGCGAGTTTCCTTTGGTTGCGACTAATTGCGCGTCAAAATGTCCACCAACTTGCAAGGATCCTGTTCCGTCTTGCCCAAAAGGGTGCAAATCTGGGGTTCAATGCGAATGTTCTATTGGTCTTCTACAAATTAGCGACTCcgacaaaaaatgcgtttttccATCCCAATGTCCCGGACTGAAAAATG ATTGCCCACTGAGAAAGCAGCCCACTAGATGTGCCAGTGGATGTCCAGCTACCTGCGAAAATAAAACGCCAAGATTTTGCACCAAGCCATGCAGACCTGATGTAAATTGCGAGTGTCCACGTGGAATGGTCCAAAAAAGTCTAAAAGATGATACCTGTGTCTGGCCGGACCAGTGCGACTCCTAG
- the LOC120332326 gene encoding zonadhesin-like isoform X3, whose product MASTIKILLLFCLGITLAKTRSSDTLYMFTSELDWLEGQLRSYVVNYIRWGLPCYVANRWALLYAQHIPRCSSITRYHSEQTNGYLKWCVYDDGTPIEHTLDMIQKFPYNCDKARACPKDTVYEKTQRCEASCDEALSSRLFKMTFHCKNKCICARGMYRNKDGKCVKKKDCKSAIHSCEKPKIYKKCATRCPATCATPKPGYCIKECNENMHCVCPPNMVQYSQNNRTCTRLEDCPKCEHDSLPSDCAPDCPDTCPDNISCKGSDCQEGVYCVCPPGTVRLNRLLPVKCVSLDKCPPLCESPRVAMGCGTACPATCDDPEPTCEEKCTPANICSCPVGYLQRSKTDKTCVRLADCLSCKGVSFPVECTPECPPSCTYGGEINVSCKRTCKSKYVCGCPKGYVHLNVNDDECVKLVDCPDCNFYIVVSAYRKTSMPCNFCLFLACKSPAMHIRCTDECPATCAEKPDDCIVKCKSKYTCGCPIGWIQLSLDDHECVKEGACPRTCEEPKVYEICPSLCQPTCKNPDPKGCQFGCNRRKCICPKGMVQPDEMDHSCIKPAECSSKTEECKAPAVRMKCKTRCPATCGEKPWPCTVECKSEYTCGCPSGYIQLSLDKKECVKEGKCPRTCDAPKVYQVCPSMCQPTCDNPEPPGCRLGCNHIKCICPEGMVQPDERNRTCIKPSECPGKQEACEAPAIRVKCTKECPATCEQKPSPCSIDCNSEYTCGCPVGYIQLSLDNKKCVKEGQCPKVCEAPKVFEKCPSLCQPTCEIPEPPEGCQRGCNPRNCVCPEGMVQPDAKTFTCIKKSECARKPICKPPKVFAECASKCPPTCAEPDPFLCSRACDANILCVCPYGMVQHDKVNRTCIAENDCPVCKSPKVFVDCASKCRPTCQTPNPTFCDKACDPDVQCVCPAGMVHPTSGDDSCIPLSECPESCEFPLVATNCASKCPPTCKDPVPSCPKGCKSGVQCECSIGLLQISDSDKKCVFPSQCPGLKNDCPLRKQPTRCASGCPATCENKTPRFCTKPCRPDVNCECPRGMVQKSLKDDTCVWPDQCDS is encoded by the exons ATGGCgtcaacaataaaaatattgcttttattttgtcttGGCATAACTTTAGCAAAGACTCGCTCAAGTGATACGCTATACATGTTCACAAGCGAATTGGACTGGTTGGAAGGGCAATTGAGAAGTTATGTCGTAA ACTACATTAGATGGGGATTACCTTGCTACGTTGCCAACCGATGGGCATTGTTGTATGCTCAACATATACCTCGTTGCTCATCAATTACTAGATACCACAGTGAACAAACTAATGGGTATTTGAAATGGTGCGTGTATGACGATGGAACTCCAATTGAGCATACGTTGGATATGATACAGAAGTTTCCATATAATTGTGATAAGGCGAGAG CTTGTCCAAAAGACACCGTGTATGAAAAAACCCAAAGATGTGAAGCTAGTTGTGACGAGGCACTAAGTAGCAGGTTATTCAAAATGACGTTTCACTGcaaaaataaatgcatttgTGCGCGTGGAATGTACAGAAATAAAGATGGAAAATGTGTGAAGAAAAAGGATTGCAAATCAGCAATAC ATTCCTGCGAAAAgcctaaaatttacaaaaaatgcgCCACAAGATGTCCGGCAACTTGTGCTACGCCAAAACCAGGATACTGTATAAAAGAATGTAATGAGAATATGCATTGTGTTTGTCCACCAAATATGGTTCAATATAGTCAAAATAATCGAACATGCACAAGACTAGAAGATTGTCCAA AATGTGAGCATGATTCATTACCATCAGACTGTGCTCCAGATTGCCCGGACACTTGCCCAGATAACATATCGTGCAAAGGAAGCGATTGCCAAGAAGGGGTTTATTGTGTTTGTCCACCAGGAACCGTTCGGCTCAACAGGCTATTGCCGGTAAAATGTGTCTCTCTGGACAAATGCCCCC CTTTATGTGAATCTCCAAGAGTTGCAATGGGCTGTGGAACTGCCTGTCCCGCAACTTGTGACGATCCTGAACCGACTTGCGAAGAGAAATGTACACCAGCGAATATTTGCTCTTGCCCGGTTGGCTATCTGCAGAGAAGCAAAACCGACAAAACTTGTGTTAGACTCGCAGATTGTTTAA GCTGCAAAGGTGTATCATTTCCAGTAGAATGCACACCTGAATGTCCTCCAAGCTGTACCTATGGTGGAGAAATAAACGTCTCGTGCAAAAGAACATGCAAATCCAAATACGTTTGTGGTTGTCCAAAAGGCTACGTTCATTTGAACGTAAATGACGACGAGTGTGTGAAGTTAGTAGATTGTCCAG ATTGCAACTTTTACATCGTCGTCTCCGCTTATAGGAAAACATCAATGCCGTGcaacttttgtttatttttagccTGCAAATCCCCAGCAATGCACATAAGGTGTACAGATGAATGTCCAGCTACATGTGCTGAAAAACCGGATGATTGTATAGTGAAATGTAAATCAAAATACACCTGTGGATGTCCGATAGGATGGATTCAATTAAGTCTTGATGATCATGAATGTGTCAAAGAAGGAGCTTGTCCAC gCACATGTGAAGAACCGAAAGTGTATGAAATTTGCCCGTCCCTCTGTCAACCTACATGCAAGAATCCTGACCCTAAAGGTTGTCAGTTCGGATGTAACCGTAGAAAATGTATATGTCCCAAGGGCATGGTACAGCCAGATGAAATGGACCACTCTTGCATCAAGCCGGCCGAATGTTCGAGTAAAACAGAGG AATGCAAAGCCCCAGCTGTACGCATGAAGTGCAAAACTAGATGCCCAGCGACATGCGGAGAAAAGCCCTGGCCTTGTACCGTTGAATGTAAATCCGAATATACATGTGGATGCCCAAGTGGATACATTCAATTAAGTTTGGATAAAAAAGAATGCGTCAAGGAAGGAAAATGTCCGA GGACCTGTGACGCACCAAAAGTGTACCAAGTGTGTCCGTCTATGTGTCAGCCTACTTGTGACAATCCGGAGCCTCCGGGTTGTCGTCTTGGGTGCAATCACATAAAATGCATTTGCCCAGAAGGTATGGTTCAACCAGATGAGAGAAATCGCACTTGCATTAAACCGTCTGAATGTCCGGGTAAGCAGGAAG cttgtGAAGCTCCAGCAATAAGGGTTAAATGCACTAAAGAATGTCCTGCAACTTGCGAACAGAAACCGAGCCCTTGCTCCATCGATTGTAACTCGGAGTATACCTGCGGTTGCCCTGTGGGCTACATTCAACTTAGCCTGGACAACAAAAAATGTGTGAAAGAGGGGCAATGTCCAA AAGTGTGTGAAGCACCCAAAGTGTTTGAAAAGTGTCCATCGCTGTGTCAGCCTACATGTGAAATCCCAGAACCACCAGAGGGATGTCAGCGTGGATGCAATCCCCGAAATTGCGTTTGTCCTGAAGGAATGGTACAACCAGATGCTAAAACTTTTACCTGCATCAAAAAATCAGAATGCGCAA GAAAGCCTATATGTAAGCCTCCCAAAGTATTTGCTGAATGTGCTTCAAAGTGTCCTCCGACATGTGCAGAACCCGATCCCTTTTTATGCTCCAGAGCATGTGATGCAAACATTCTTTGTGTATGTCCTTACGGTATGGTTCAGCACGACAAGGTCAATAGAACATGCATTGCAGAGAACGATTGCCCAG TCTGCAAATCTCCGAAAGTCTTTGTGGATTGCGCCTCTAAATGTAGACCAACGTGCCAGACTCCGAATCCCACATTTTGTGACAAAGCGTGTGATCCTGACGTTCAATGTGTATGTCCAGCTGGCATGGTCCATCCAACAAGCGGAGATGACAGCTGTATCCCGTTGTCGGAATGTCCAG AATCTTGCGAGTTTCCTTTGGTTGCGACTAATTGCGCGTCAAAATGTCCACCAACTTGCAAGGATCCTGTTCCGTCTTGCCCAAAAGGGTGCAAATCTGGGGTTCAATGCGAATGTTCTATTGGTCTTCTACAAATTAGCGACTCcgacaaaaaatgcgtttttccATCCCAATGTCCCGGACTGAAAAATG ATTGCCCACTGAGAAAGCAGCCCACTAGATGTGCCAGTGGATGTCCAGCTACCTGCGAAAATAAAACGCCAAGATTTTGCACCAAGCCATGCAGACCTGATGTAAATTGCGAGTGTCCACGTGGAATGGTCCAAAAAAGTCTAAAAGATGATACCTGTGTCTGGCCGGACCAGTGCGACTCCTAG